The following nucleotide sequence is from Achromobacter spanius.
GGCGGTGCTGGTCGCCTTCCTGTCCGCCACCCAGGACATCGCGTTCGACGCCTATTGCACGGACGTGTTGCGCAAAGAGGAGCGCGGCGCGGGCGCGGCGGTCAAGGTCATGGGTTACCGGCTGGCGATGATCGCGTCCGGCGGCTTGGCGCTGATCATGGCGGACCAGTGGATCGGCTGGGGCTATACCTATGTGCTGATGGGCGGCCTGATGCTGCTGTGCGCGATCGCCACGCTGCTGGCGCCCGAGCCCGAGCACGTCGCGCGCGCGCCGCGCAACCTGGGCGAGGCAATCGGCGAGCCTTTGCATGAATTCTTCACCCGCCGTGGCGCCCTGTCGATACTGGCGCTGATCGTGCTGTATAAGCTGGGCGACGCCTTCGCGGGCGCTTTGTCCACCACCTTTCTGATACGCGGCGCGGGCTTTTCGCCCACCGAGGTCGGCACGGTCAACAAGGTGCTGGGGCTGGCCGCCACCATTGTCGGTGCGTTGGCCGGGGGCACCTTGATGGCGCGTTGGGGGTTGTACCGGTCTCTGATGGCCTTTGGCCTGTTGCAGGCGGTGTCGAACCTGGCGTATTGGCTGATCGCCATCAGCCCGAAAACGCTGTGGCTGATGGCCACCGGCGTGGGCATTGAAAACCTGTGCGGCGGCTTGGGCACCGCGTCTTTCGTGGGCCTGTTGATGGCGCTGTGCCAGCGGCGGTTTTCCGCGACGCAGTTTGCGCTGCTATCGGCGTTGTCGGCGGTGGGACGCACCTATCTGGCCGGGCCGCTGACCCCACCGCTGGTGGACTACATGGGTTGGCCGGGCTTTTTCCTGCTGACGGTGGTGATCGCCTTGCCGGGCCTGGTGCTGTTGCAGGTCTTGCGCGGCACCATCGACACCATGGAAAAGCAGGGCGACCAGGCCTGAAGTCATGGCGGCGCGCGATGCGCCGCCATGTGCCGTCTAGCTTTCGTCTTGCAGCCGGACGATCAGCACGTCGCTGGGTAGCGCTTCCAGCAGGCGCTCGGCCACGCTGCCGATGGCGGTACGCAGGATGCCGGTGCGGCCATGCGTGCCCGTCACCACCAGGTCCGAACGGTGGTTGAATGAATATTCCGACAGCACGGTTTCGGGCTGGCCGGGTTCCAGCACCACCTTGGGCGGTGGCAGGCCCGCCAATTCAGGCGTGTTGGCGGTGAATTCGCGCGCGCTCTGTTCCGCGCCCTTGTAGAAGCTGCGGGTGACGGCGTCGTCGGGCACGGTCGCCTTGCCCTGGAACGGCACGTCATAAGCGTGGAACAAGGTCAGGTTGGCGTTGGGCACCAGTTGCAGCGCGGCACGCAGGGCATGGCGGGATCCGGCGGAAAAGTCGGTGGCGACTAGCACGTCGCGATACGGTTTGCGCGGACGGGTCTTCACCACCAGTACCGGTTGGCGTGCCTGGCGGACCAGCTTTTCCACGGTGGTGCCCAGCAGCAGCCGGCCCAGGGTTTCGTCGCGGGCGGTGCCGGTCACGATCAGCGAGCAGCCGTAGCTGTCGGCGGTTTCGATGATGTGCGTCAGCGGGTCGCCCGACACGACGACCACTTCGGTGGATACGTCGGCGGCGGCCAGGTCTTCGGCCAGCTCGCGTTCGGCCAGCGCCTTGTGGTCGGTGGACAGGCGCCGCCAGACCGGGGTGGTCAGGCGGGCCGGCGTGGCGTGGCTTTCCATGACGTGCAGCACGATCAGTTGAGTGCCGAGTTCACGCGCGAGCTGTAGCGCGCGGTCCAGGGCTCGGTCGCCGCGTGCGCTCAGGTCTGTCGCCAAAAGGATGGGGCCTGTTTGTTGTGTCATACGTTTTCTCCCGGTTGTGGCCAGAGTGGCGACTCCCGCGTCCGCGCAGCCTGGCTTTGTTGCCCATGAGGGCATGTCCCCATTGTCCTGCCGCGATGCCAAACGGGGATTGATTGATATCAACGCACGGTCCAGCGTAGGGGATGGCGGGGCGGGTGGCAATGCGATCGGGGCGGGGGCAGTCTCAATACAATGGGGGCCGGCCTTGCCTTGCGGTTCAGCCGTTGTCGCCGTCGCCTGTCTCTTGCCAGGCAACGTCCGATCACCGCCTTTCCTGACTGTTTCTCATGCTCTCAGACATATCCCCCTTGTTGCTGCACACGCTGTACCTGGTTGCCATCGTGGCCGAAGCGATGACCGCGGCGCTGTCCGCCGGCCGGCGTGACATGGACTGGATGGGCGTGTGCATCATTGCCTGCGTAACGGCGCTGGGCGGCGGTTCGTTGCGCGACGTGCTGCTGGGGCACTACCCGCTGACCTGGGTCATCCACCCCGAGTACCTGTGGATGACGGGGGGCGCGGCCATCCTGACGGCATTGATCGCGCCGGTGATGCGGCGGCTGCGCAGCCTGTTCCTCCTGGCCGACGCGCTGGGCCTGGTGGCCTTTACCGTCATCGGCTGCCAGGTCGCGCAGATGATGCAACTGCCCATTACCGTCGTGCTGATCAGCGGCATGATCACCGGCTGCGCGGGCGGAGTGCTGCGCGACGTGCTCTGCAACGAAGTGCCGCTGCTGTTTCGCAAGGAGCTCTACGCCAGCGTGTCGGTGGTGACCGGGGCGCTGTACCTGGGTGGCCAATCCCTGGGGCTGTCGGCCAATGCGGCCGTGCCGCTGGCGCTGGTGGCAGGGCTGGCGCTGCGGCTCCTGGCCTTGCGTTTCAACTGGCAAATGCCCAAGTTTGTGTACCGAGACGATTGGCATTGAGCCGTTCGCCAGGGCTGGCGGGCGGGCGACAGCGGCTCTGCAACAATTTTCTTATTTGTGTTTCAATAAATTTCTAGTATCTTCTCGCTGTCTCATACCATGCCTCGCGCAGTACAAGGGGAGCCGATTGGACGTCAAAGCGCCCGCCACGATTCCGTATTTTCTGCAGGAACAAATTCGTGCGTTGATAGTGGATGGCACCATCCGGCCCGGGCAGCCCTTGCGGGAGCAAGAACTGGAGCAGCGTTTCGGCACCAGCCGCAGCCCGATCCGGGAAGCGCTGCGCTTGCTGGAACTGAGCGGCCTGGTCACGCATATCCAACGCAAGGGCTTTCGGGCCACGCTCTATACCGAAGCGCAGATCCGTCATCTGTACATGCTGCGCGCCGAACTGGAGGCGTATTGCCTGCGCCAGCTGGCCGACATGCAAGACCTGGCGCCGCTGTTGGCCGAACTGCGCAGCTATGACCAGGCCATCGCGTCCGCGATGGCCAAGCGCGATGCGCGGGCCTGCATCGCGGCCGCGCGCGAGTTCTATCTGGCCTGCGCCCGGTATACGGGCAATACCCCGCTGACCAGTATGTTGAGCAAGCTCTATGAACAGGTAGAGCCGCTGCGCTTCCTGCTGGCCAAGCGGTCGGTGCAAACCCATGTGATCCAGTCGTACACCCACGGCATCACGCAGGCCTTGGCGCTGCGCGACGTCGACCGCGCGGCCGATCTGACGCGCACCTATGTGACGGAAGTGCTGCCGAGCATTCTTGAGGCTTATCACGAAGCCGCGGGTCAGGTTTCGGCGGACGCGCCGGCCCGCTACGCCCGCGTCTGATCCGTCACGTTGACGCCATCGGCTGACAGCAGCGTGGCGCGCAGCGGCGCCAGCGCCTCGTGTAATTGCGCAAAGGCGCGTTCGCGCTCGGCGTCCAGACGCTGCGCCTCGTCCATGTCGATCGGCTCGAAACGCAGCGTTTGGCCGGGCGCAGCCTGGGCCAGCGCCGCCAGGTCCACCGTGGCAACCTGGGCAATCTTGGGATAGCCGCCAGTTGTCTGCCGGTCGGCCATCAGAATGATGGCTTCGCCGCCCGCGGGCACCTGCACGGTGCCGAAGCTGGCGGCCTCTGACAACATCTGGCGCGGTGCGTCCATGAACAGCGCCGGACCCGCCAAGCGATACCCCATGCGATCCGACTGTGGGCTGATACGGAATTCCGCCGTGGTGAAGGCCTGGCGCGAGGCCTCGGAAAACTCAAGCCAATGCATGCCGGGCAGAAAGCGGATCGGCCCCCGGCGCTTGCTGGCCAAGATGCCGGGCAGATAGATGCGCAGATTCCACAGCGATTGGCGCAAGCGGCCCACGTCGCGGTCTGTTGCCAGGGGCGCGCGCAGCGCAACGCGGTCGCCTTTGATCAGCGCGCGTCCGTTGAATCCGCCGAAACCGCTGCGCAGATACGTACTTTCGCTACCCATCACGGGCGGCAAGGCAAAGCCGCCATGTACGGCCAGGTAGCCCCGCACGCCCGTCGCCGGGCGAGCGCCGAAGGCCAGGATGTCCCCCGCCTGGGCCACCAGCGGCCGGTGCACGGGAATGTCCTGGCCGTTCAGCGTGGCGCCCAGGTCGGCGCCGGCCAGGGCGAAACAGGTGGACGCATCAAAGCGCAGGGTGGGGCCGGCCAGCGTCATTTCCAAGGTGGCGGGGTCACCCGTATTGCCGGCCAGCGCATTGGCAAGACGGTGCGCGCGCTCGTCCATGGCGCCCGCGGCGGGAATGCCCTGGTGCTGGTAACCCGCGCGGCCGCTGTCCTGAAAGCTGGACAGCATGCCGGGTTTGATAACGGTCACGCTCATGGCTGGCCTTGGCGCATACGGTCGAATTCCTCGGGCGAAATCGGCACGAAGCGGACGGAATCGCCCGGCTGCAGCAACGATGCGGGTTCGCGGGCGGGGTCGAACAGGGTCAGCGGGGTGGCGCCAATGATGCTCCAGCCACCTGGCAGGCGGCTGGGGTAGATCACCGTCTGGCGGTTGGCGACCGCGACGGCGCCCGCGGGGACCGCGGTGCGGGGCGAGGCGCGGCGGGGAAGGTTCAACTTTTCATCGTGCACGCCCAGGTAAGCATGGCCGGGGGCAAAGCCCAGCATGAAGACCATGCTGCGTGGCTGGCTGTGCAGGGCAATGACGGCCTCGGGCGACAAGCCCGCGGCTTGCGCCACGTCGGCCAGGTCGGGGCCATGTTCGCCGCCATAGCAAACGGGGATGTCGATGTCGCGTCCGCCCACGGCGTCGGTGGGGATGCCTTCGGCCAGCAAGGCGTCGATGCGGGCGGAAAGGCTGGCGCAGGTAGGGCCGTTGCCCTGGCCGTCGGGGCGGTAGTGCACCGCGACCGCGGCAAAGGACGGCACCACGTCGGTGACGCCCGCCCAGCGCGCGTCGCGCAGTTTGCGCGCGGCGGCCAGGCAGGTGCGCCCCAGCGCGGGGTCTATGCCGTCGCCAAACGAGACGATGATGCAGCGGTCACCCTGGGGCAGGATGCGCCAGCGGGGACAGGCCGAGGAAGGGGGTTCTGAAGAATCGTTCAACGGCGCGACACCTGTTAGGCGGATTACTTGGCGAAGAGCGAATCCATGTTCTTGAACGCCTTGAATTCCAGCGCGTTGCCCGACGGATCCAGGAAGAACATCGTGGCTTGTTCGCCGACTTCGCCTTTGAAGCGGATGTAGGGCTCAATGACGAATTCCGTGCCGGCGTCGATCAGGCGCTTGGACATGGCTTCCCATTGTTCCATGGAAAGCACGGCGCCGAAATGGCGCACGGGCACGTTGTGAGAGTCCACGGCGCTGGTGGCCTTGTGACCGCATTCGCTTGGGGCCAGGTGGGCAACGATCTGGTGGCCGTAGAAATTGAAGTCGATCCATTCGTCCGAGCTACGGCCTTCCGGACAGCCCAGCTTTTCGCCGTAGAAGGCGCGGGCTTCGGCCAGGTCGCGAACCGGAAAGGCCAAATGGAACGGCGGCAGATTGGTTTGGGCAGTCATGAAGAACTCCGGGTCATTCAAGGTGTGAGGGCGATGCGGATGCTTGCACCAGTGCCTAGTTTAGGGATTGTTTTTTTGATTGAAAAACGATATTTTTTGTTTCTTAGCCTCAAAAAAATTGATCGTGATCAAAGAATTCAAGACATTCATCGCGGTAGCGCGAGACGGCACCTTCACCGGCGCGGGCACGCATCTGGGCCTGACGCAGTCGGCGGTCAGCGCCCAGATCAAGCGTCTGGAGGAATATTTGGGGGTGGCGCTGTTCGATCGCAGTGCGCGGGCGGCGGTGCTGAACGCCCATGGTCGCGAGATGTTGCCGCAGGCGGAAGAACTGGTGGCCATGGCTGAACGCATGGTCACCACGGCTGGCGCCGGGCAGGTCAGCGGGTCCCTGCGAATCGGCGCAATTGCGTCGGTGCAGCAAGACTTGCTGGTCAAAGCGCTGGGCCGCTTTCGCGCGGTGTATCCCGACGTGCGGGTACGCGTGGTGCCGGGGGTGTCGTTATCGCTCTTGGGGCAGGTGGACGCGGGCGAGGTGGACATGGCCGTGCTGATCCGCCCACCGTTTGCGCTGCCGCCGGAACTGGGTTGGCAGCGTCTGTTGAGTGAGCCGGTGGTTTTGGCCATGCCGGAATCCATGCCGGTGGCGCCGTGGCGAGAGCTGCTGGCCACGCAGCCGTTCATCCGGTATGACCGTGCTTCTTTTGGCGGGCGCGTGGTGGATATCTTTCTGAAGAAGCATCGCATCAACGTGCACGAGGCCGTGGAGCTGGATGAGATTGAGGCGATTGCCAGCATGGTGCGCCACGGCGTGGGGGTGGCGCTGCTGCCGCAGTTGCGCGGGTTGGACGTGACGGGCTTGCGCTTGGTGCCGCTGGGCGAACAGGCTTTCTACAGGGAAATCGGCATCATCGGCCGCCTGCCTTTCGATGCCGGCAGCGTGCGGGAAAAAATGGCGGAATGTTTAGCCGCGTCCGCATAACCTCGCGCAGCCCCCTCCCACAGGCGACCGCGGCTCGTAGGATGGGTGAAGCGCGCCAGGGCCATCAGAAAAACCCCGCTCTAAATCGCGCGCAACCCATCAAGCAGCGGTAAAACCACAACAAAGCCGCCACATAGGCAACGCCGCTAGATGGGTTACGCGCGAACCACGGCAGTGTTCTTGCCGCTGCCTTCGCGCGCTGCACCCATCCTACAGTCGGTCGCAGCGGACGGTGATGGGGTGGCTGCGTAATGTGGTCATGACGATGTCGTCTACCTGGCCTTCTACGTCGGTGATGACGTAGCCGATTTGGCCCTTGGTTTGCAGCGTCTGGCTGACGATGTTCAAACCATGTTGCGCCATCAGGTTGTCCAGGGTGCCCAGCGCGCCCGGGGCGTTGCGGTGTACGTGCAGGATGCGGGTGGCGCCGGCCGGTTCCAGGTAGGGCAGTTCGGGGAAATTGACCGCGCCCTTGGTGGTGCCCGCCTGCATGAAACGCACCAGCTTTTCGGCCACTTCGCGGCCGATGTTCTCTTGCGATTCCTGCGTGCTGCCGCCAATGTGCGGGGTCAGGATCACGTTTGGCATGCCGATCAAGGGGCTGGCCAACGGTTCGTCGGCGCTCTTGGGTTCGGTGGGGAACACGTCCAGCGCCGCGCCGGCCAGATGGCCGGACTTCAGTGCCGCGTGCAGCGCGTCGATGTCCACGACCGTGCCGCGCGAGGCGTTGATGAGGATGGCCCCGCGCTGCATGCGCGCGATGGTCTCGGCGTTCATGATGTTCTCGGTCGACTTGCCGCCCGGCACGTGCAGCGTCACCACGTCGGCCTGTTCCAGCAACTCGTTGAGCGTGCCGGCGGGCCGTGCATTGCCCAGCGGCAGCTTGGCTTCGACGTCGTGGTAGATGACCCGCATGCCCAGGCTTTCGGCCAGCGTGCTGATCTGCGAGCCGATGTTGCCGTAGCCGACGATGCCCAGCGTCTTGCCACGGGTTTCAAACGCGCCCGAGGCGCTTTTGTCCCAATGGCCCAAGTGCACACGAGCGTTCTTTTCCGGGATGCGGCGCAGCAGCAGGATCGCTTCGCCCAGCACCAATTCAGCCACCGAGCGGGT
It contains:
- a CDS encoding trimeric intracellular cation channel family protein; protein product: MLSDISPLLLHTLYLVAIVAEAMTAALSAGRRDMDWMGVCIIACVTALGGGSLRDVLLGHYPLTWVIHPEYLWMTGGAAILTALIAPVMRRLRSLFLLADALGLVAFTVIGCQVAQMMQLPITVVLISGMITGCAGGVLRDVLCNEVPLLFRKELYASVSVVTGALYLGGQSLGLSANAAVPLALVAGLALRLLALRFNWQMPKFVYRDDWH
- a CDS encoding muropeptide transporter, encoding MPQARGATLLHHAAAFQETVITVVSNVYTSPRVAPLLVLGFASGLPLALTGGTLQAWATVEGVPLQEIGFLTLVGTAYTIKFLWAPFVDRYVPPLLGRRRGWMLLTQLLLAVTIMVMGALSPSTALMPLAMLAVLVAFLSATQDIAFDAYCTDVLRKEERGAGAAVKVMGYRLAMIASGGLALIMADQWIGWGYTYVLMGGLMLLCAIATLLAPEPEHVARAPRNLGEAIGEPLHEFFTRRGALSILALIVLYKLGDAFAGALSTTFLIRGAGFSPTEVGTVNKVLGLAATIVGALAGGTLMARWGLYRSLMAFGLLQAVSNLAYWLIAISPKTLWLMATGVGIENLCGGLGTASFVGLLMALCQRRFSATQFALLSALSAVGRTYLAGPLTPPLVDYMGWPGFFLLTVVIALPGLVLLQVLRGTIDTMEKQGDQA
- a CDS encoding LysR substrate-binding domain-containing protein — translated: MIKEFKTFIAVARDGTFTGAGTHLGLTQSAVSAQIKRLEEYLGVALFDRSARAAVLNAHGREMLPQAEELVAMAERMVTTAGAGQVSGSLRIGAIASVQQDLLVKALGRFRAVYPDVRVRVVPGVSLSLLGQVDAGEVDMAVLIRPPFALPPELGWQRLLSEPVVLAMPESMPVAPWRELLATQPFIRYDRASFGGRVVDIFLKKHRINVHEAVELDEIEAIASMVRHGVGVALLPQLRGLDVTGLRLVPLGEQAFYREIGIIGRLPFDAGSVREKMAECLAASA
- a CDS encoding biotin-dependent carboxyltransferase family protein; this translates as MSVTVIKPGMLSSFQDSGRAGYQHQGIPAAGAMDERAHRLANALAGNTGDPATLEMTLAGPTLRFDASTCFALAGADLGATLNGQDIPVHRPLVAQAGDILAFGARPATGVRGYLAVHGGFALPPVMGSESTYLRSGFGGFNGRALIKGDRVALRAPLATDRDVGRLRQSLWNLRIYLPGILASKRRGPIRFLPGMHWLEFSEASRQAFTTAEFRISPQSDRMGYRLAGPALFMDAPRQMLSEAASFGTVQVPAGGEAIILMADRQTTGGYPKIAQVATVDLAALAQAAPGQTLRFEPIDMDEAQRLDAERERAFAQLHEALAPLRATLLSADGVNVTDQTRA
- a CDS encoding VOC family protein produces the protein MTAQTNLPPFHLAFPVRDLAEARAFYGEKLGCPEGRSSDEWIDFNFYGHQIVAHLAPSECGHKATSAVDSHNVPVRHFGAVLSMEQWEAMSKRLIDAGTEFVIEPYIRFKGEVGEQATMFFLDPSGNALEFKAFKNMDSLFAK
- a CDS encoding universal stress protein, producing MTQQTGPILLATDLSARGDRALDRALQLARELGTQLIVLHVMESHATPARLTTPVWRRLSTDHKALAERELAEDLAAADVSTEVVVVSGDPLTHIIETADSYGCSLIVTGTARDETLGRLLLGTTVEKLVRQARQPVLVVKTRPRKPYRDVLVATDFSAGSRHALRAALQLVPNANLTLFHAYDVPFQGKATVPDDAVTRSFYKGAEQSAREFTANTPELAGLPPPKVVLEPGQPETVLSEYSFNHRSDLVVTGTHGRTGILRTAIGSVAERLLEALPSDVLIVRLQDES
- the serA gene encoding phosphoglycerate dehydrogenase — its product is MAKIVLFENIHPSARAVFEAAGYTDIVTHAAALPPSQMHDALRGAQVAGIRSRTHLDAALLSSPDLRVVGCFCIGTNQVDLDAAMQRGIPVFNAPFSNTRSVAELVLGEAILLLRRIPEKNARVHLGHWDKSASGAFETRGKTLGIVGYGNIGSQISTLAESLGMRVIYHDVEAKLPLGNARPAGTLNELLEQADVVTLHVPGGKSTENIMNAETIARMQRGAILINASRGTVVDIDALHAALKSGHLAGAALDVFPTEPKSADEPLASPLIGMPNVILTPHIGGSTQESQENIGREVAEKLVRFMQAGTTKGAVNFPELPYLEPAGATRILHVHRNAPGALGTLDNLMAQHGLNIVSQTLQTKGQIGYVITDVEGQVDDIVMTTLRSHPITVRCDRL
- the pxpB gene encoding 5-oxoprolinase subunit PxpB, whose amino-acid sequence is MNDSSEPPSSACPRWRILPQGDRCIIVSFGDGIDPALGRTCLAAARKLRDARWAGVTDVVPSFAAVAVHYRPDGQGNGPTCASLSARIDALLAEGIPTDAVGGRDIDIPVCYGGEHGPDLADVAQAAGLSPEAVIALHSQPRSMVFMLGFAPGHAYLGVHDEKLNLPRRASPRTAVPAGAVAVANRQTVIYPSRLPGGWSIIGATPLTLFDPAREPASLLQPGDSVRFVPISPEEFDRMRQGQP
- a CDS encoding GntR family transcriptional regulator, which gives rise to MDVKAPATIPYFLQEQIRALIVDGTIRPGQPLREQELEQRFGTSRSPIREALRLLELSGLVTHIQRKGFRATLYTEAQIRHLYMLRAELEAYCLRQLADMQDLAPLLAELRSYDQAIASAMAKRDARACIAAAREFYLACARYTGNTPLTSMLSKLYEQVEPLRFLLAKRSVQTHVIQSYTHGITQALALRDVDRAADLTRTYVTEVLPSILEAYHEAAGQVSADAPARYARV